One region of Ictalurus furcatus strain D&B chromosome 17, Billie_1.0, whole genome shotgun sequence genomic DNA includes:
- the flot2b gene encoding flotillin-2b isoform X2, whose product MTLQPKCESVETAEGVAITVTGVAQVKVMTDRDLLAIACEQFLGKSVMEIKAVVLQTLEGHLRSILGTLTVEQIYQDRDKFAQLVREVAAPDVGRMGIEILSFTIKDVYDKLDYLSSLGKTQTAAVQRDAHIGVAEAERDAGIREAECKREMMDVKFLADTKMADSKRELELQKAAFNQEVNTKKAESQLAYELQAAKEEQKIRLEEIEIEVVQRKKQITIEEKEIDRTEKELIATVKRPAEAEAFKMQQLAEGQKIKKVLLASAEAEKIRKIGEAEAKSIEAVGKAEAEKMRLKAEAYQQYGDAAQTALVLEALPKIAGKVAAPLAKTSEIVILSGEGNKVTGEVSRLLAELPVTVNALTGVDLSKIPLLQKMTSAQA is encoded by the exons GTGAAGGTTATGACTGACCGCGACTTGCTGGCTATTGCTTGTGAGCAGTTTTTGGGGAAGTCCGTTATGGAAATCAAGGCTGTGGTCTTGCAAACCCTGGAAGGGCATTTACGCTCAATTTTAG GCACTTTAACAGTTGAACAAATCTACCAGGACAGGGACAAATTTGCCCAGCTGGTGCGTGAGGTTGCGGCACCTGATGTGGGCCGAATGGGCATCGAGATCCTGAGCTTTACCATCAAA GACGTGTACGATAAGCTGGACTACCTGAGCTCGCTGGGGAAAACGCAGACGGCTGCCGTGCAGAGGGACGCGCACATCGGTGTAGCTGAAGCAGAAAGAGACGCCGGAATTAGA GAAGCTGAGTGCAAGAGAGAAATGATGGACGTGAAGTTCTTAGCCGACaccaaaatggccgactccaaGAGGGAGCTGGAGCTGCAAAAAGCGGCATTTAACCAGGAAGTGAACACCAAG AAAGCAGAGTCTCAGCTGGCGTACGAGCTCCAGGCAGCCAAGGAGGAGCAGAAGATCCGTCTGGAGGAGATCGAGATTGAGGTGGTGCAGCGGAAGAAGCAGATTACCATCGAGGAGAAAGAGATCGACAGGACAGAGAAGGAGCTGATCGCTACAGTCAAACGTCCTGCCGAGGCTGAGGCCTTCAAGATGCAGCAGCTGGCTGAGGGCCAGAA GATTAAGAAGGTGTTGCTCGCAAGTGCCGAGGCGGAGAAGATCCGGAAGATCGGCGAGGCGGAGGCCAAATCTATCGAGGCGGTTGGCAAAGCCGAGGCAGAGAAAATGAGGCTGAAGGCAGAAGCCTACCAGCAGTATGGAGACGCAGCCCAGACCGCCCTGGTCTTAGAGGCACTGCCGAAG aTTGCTGGCAAAGTGGCTGCACCTCTGGCCAAAACCAGTGAGATCGTGATTCTAAGCGGAGAAGGCAACAAAGTGACGGGGGAAGTGAGTCGGCTATTGGCTGAGCTGCCTGTGACCGTGAATGCTCTTACAGGAGTGGATCTGTCCAAG ATCCCTCTGCTGCAGAAGATGACCAGCGCTCAAGCCTGA
- the galnt17 gene encoding polypeptide N-acetylgalactosaminyltransferase 17: MAFMMRRWKVLVVLNVFVVAGFVTFWGKCDVRPNKIVNGHSRLNGSSSDPSVSHEVLLKRLGSLEDVVYRQLNGLSKSLGLIEGFRGQGKGGFPSTLTPEEEKQAKYLQEKYGYNAFLSDRISLDRSIPDYRPSKCKNMFYPRDLPQISLIFIFVNEALSVILRSVHSAVNHTPPHLLKEIILVDDNSDDEQLKGPLEEYVNKRYPGLVKIVRNQKREGLIRARIEGWKMATGEVTGFFDAHVEFTPVWAEPVLSRIKQDPKRIILPSIDNIKHKSFGLERYENSGHGFNWELWCMYISPPKQWWDEGDTSAPIRTPAMIGCSFVANRHYFGELGLLDSGMDVYGGENIELGIRVWMCGGSMEVLPCSRVAHVARTKKPYHSNIAFHTRRNALRVAEVWLDEYKSNVYLAWNIPTVNHGIDYGDISERVALRKKLQCKNFEWYLDNIYPEMRRYNNTLFYGEIRNSNVTHLCVDQGVKENHTATLHPCHGWNPQLGRYTKEGYLFVGPLGSTGDDTSCVIDDMISSFPQLVNCDKVANIGQKTWNFVQNESIVNRATGRCLEVVKANVSFGYALVLQACTSQRWNIKNTMRKQQGL; the protein is encoded by the exons ATGGCGTTTATGATGAGAAGATGGAAGGTGTTGGTGGTGCTGAACGTGTTCGTGGTAGCTGGCTTCGTCACTTTTTGGGGAAAGTGTGATGTACGGCCGAACAAAATTGTTAACGGTCACTCTCGCCTCAACGGATCTTCTTCGGACCCAAGCGTGAGTCATGAGGTCCTGCTGAAGAGGCTTGGCTCATTGGAAGATGTGGTCTACAGACAGCTAAATG GTTTGTCCAAATCTCTTGGGCTTATTGAGGGCTTCAGAGGCCAGGGCAAAGGTGGCTTTCCTTCCACACTGACACCTGAGGAGGAAAAGCAAGCCAAATACCTGCAGGAGAAGTACGGCTACAACGCATTCCTGAGTGACAGGATTTCTCTGGACAGGTCCATCCCGGACTATCGGCCCAGCAA GTGCAAAAACATGTTTTATCCGAGAGACCTGCCCCAGATCTCTCTTATATTCATCTTTGTGAACGAGGCGCTGTCGGTGATCCTGCGATCTGTGCACTCGGCCGTCAATCACACTCCACCTCATCTGCTGAAGGAGATCATCCTAGTAGACGATAACAGCGATGATG AGCAACTGAAAGGGCCACTTGAAGAATATGTCAACAAACGGTATCCAGGCCTTGTCAAAATTGTGCGCAATCAGAAGCGAGAGGGCCTCATCCGTGCTCGCATCGAGGGCTGGAAAATGGCCACAGGGGAGGTGACAGGCTTTTTCGATGCCCACGTAGAATTCACTCCTGTTTG GGCTGAACCAGTTCTGTCCAGAATTAAGCAGGACCCCAAGAGGATCATCCTACCTTCAATagacaacattaaacataaatcaTTTGGCCTGGAACGCTACGAGAACTCAGGCCATGGTTTCAACTGGGAGCTGTGGTGCATGTACATCAGTCCTCCGAAACAATGGTGGGATGAGGGAGATACCTCGGCACCCATCAG GACGCCTGCAATGATAGGCTGTTCATTCGTGGCAAACCGGCACTACTTTGGAGAGTTGGGTCTGCTGGACTCGGGCATGGATGTCTATGGTGGAGAAAATATAGAGCTTGGAATTAGG GTTTGGATGTGTGGAGGAAGTATGGAGGTCTTGCCGTGCTCTCGGGTGGCTCACGTCGCCAGGACGAAGAAGCCGTACCACAGTAACATCGCTTTTCACACCAGGCGCAATGCACTGCGGGTGGCTGAAGTATGGTTGGACGAGTACAAGTCTAATGTCTACCTGGCTTGGAACATTCCAACGGTG AACCATGGCATTGATTATGGGGACATATCAGAGCGTGTGGCACTGAGGAAAAAATTGCAGTGTAAAAACTTTGAGTGGTACCTTGATAATATCTACCCAGAGATGAGGCGATACAACAACACTCTGTTTTATGGAGAA ATTCGCAACTCCAACGTGACCCATCTGTGTGTGGATCAGGGTGTGAAGGAGAACCACACAGCAACCCTTCACCCTTGCCACGGTTGGAACCCACAG CTTGGGCGCTATACTAAGGAGGGATACCTGTTTGTGGGACCTTTGGGAAGCACTGGAGATGACACCAGCTGTGTGATTGATGACATGATCAGCAGCTTCCCTCAGCTTGTCAACTGCGACAAAGTCGCCAACATAGGCCAAAAGACATGGAACTTTGTACAG